One Delphinus delphis chromosome 16, mDelDel1.2, whole genome shotgun sequence genomic window carries:
- the ERLIN1 gene encoding erlin-1 isoform X4, with translation MFDIVRNYTADYDKTLIFNKIHHELNQFCSAHTLQEVYIELFDQIDENLKQALQKDLNVMAPGLTIQAVRVTKPKIPEAIRRNFELMEAEKTKLLIAAQKQKVVEKEAETERKKAVIEAEKIAQVAKIRFQQKVMEKETEKRISEIEDAAFLAREKAKADAEYYAAHKYATSNKHKLTPEYLELKRYQAIASNSKIYFGSNIPSMFVDSSCALKYSEVRTGRKSSLPSKEALEPSGESPIQNKESTG, from the exons A TGTTTGATATAGTGAGGAACTACACTGCAGATTATGACAAGACCTTAATCTTCAATAAAATCCACCATGAACTGAACCAGTTTTGCAGTGCCCACACGCTTCAAGAAGTTTACATTGAATTGTTTG ATCAAATAGACGAAAACCTCAAGCAAGCTCTGCAGAAAGATTTAAATGTCATGGCCCCAGGCCTCACCATACAG gctGTGCGTGTTACAAAACCCAAAATCCCAGAagccataagaagaaattttGAGTTAAT GGAAGCTGAGAAGACAAAACTTCTCATAGCTGCACAAAAACAAAAGGTTGTGGAGAAAGAAGCtgagacagagaggaaaaaggCTGTTATAG AAGCAGAGAAGATTGCACAAGTGGCAAAAATTCGGTTTCAGCAGAAGGTGAtggagaaagaaactgaaaagcgCATTTCTGAAATTGAAG ATGCTGCGTTCCTGGCCCGAGAGAAGGCGAAAGCAGATGCTGAGTATTATGCCGCACACAAATATGCCACTTCAAACAAG CACAAATTGACCCCGGAATATCTGGAGCTCAAAAGGTACCAGGCCATTGCTTCTAACAGTAAGATCTACTTTGGCAGCAACATCCCTAGCATGTTCGTGGACTCCTCTTGTGCTTTGAAATATTCAGAGGTTAGGACTGGAAGAAAAAGCTCTCTCCCCTCTAAGGAGGCTCTTGAGCCCTCCGGAGAGAGCCCCATCCAAAACAAGGAGAGCACAGGTTGA